The following coding sequences lie in one Porphyromonas asaccharolytica DSM 20707 genomic window:
- a CDS encoding DUF4846 domain-containing protein, with the protein MTRRKRITLLVIGATALVILLCGVWLWRSMRTSNPWGAKTIGDIATPAGYSRVEAPAGSYTAYLRALPLKPRGARVQLYTGSDARLQFLSTAVIDQDILSNDEQCADVTMRLRAEYLWQKGRYQEISFRNVHGKTMRYSGGASRSAFERYMRGVYGACSTFSLYQETKPRAIQDVMPGDVLVYPARPGRKYGHAVMVVDVARSRSGKVAIMCLEGNTPAREKHLVRNPNPLHNPWFILSEGDEAIQISVFRFNKDELRHY; encoded by the coding sequence ATGACGAGACGAAAAAGGATAACGCTATTGGTCATCGGAGCTACAGCTCTGGTGATACTGCTCTGCGGAGTATGGCTATGGCGCTCTATGCGCACGAGCAATCCGTGGGGCGCTAAGACTATTGGCGACATAGCCACACCCGCAGGCTACAGCCGTGTGGAGGCTCCCGCAGGGAGCTACACGGCTTATTTACGCGCCCTACCATTGAAGCCACGCGGTGCTAGGGTGCAGCTATACACGGGGAGCGATGCGCGCTTGCAGTTTCTCTCCACAGCGGTGATCGACCAGGATATCCTCAGCAACGATGAGCAGTGTGCCGATGTGACTATGCGTCTGCGGGCTGAGTACCTTTGGCAGAAGGGACGCTACCAGGAGATCAGCTTTCGCAATGTCCATGGCAAGACGATGCGCTACTCTGGCGGAGCGTCTCGTAGTGCCTTCGAGCGTTATATGCGAGGCGTCTATGGTGCTTGCAGTACCTTCTCGCTCTATCAGGAGACCAAGCCCCGTGCTATACAAGATGTGATGCCAGGCGATGTGCTCGTCTATCCGGCACGTCCAGGGCGCAAGTACGGTCATGCCGTTATGGTAGTCGATGTAGCGCGGAGCAGATCTGGCAAAGTGGCGATCATGTGCCTCGAGGGCAATACCCCCGCTCGTGAGAAGCACCTTGTGCGCAATCCCAACCCACTGCATAACCCGTGGTTTATACTCAGCGAGGGAGACGAGGCAATACAGATCTCAGTCTTTCGCTTTAACAAAGACGAACTCAGACATTACTAA
- a CDS encoding bile acid:sodium symporter family protein → MTRHYNIADLRGRFMRRLKDYGLPLSILIGIVGYRPLSTLSPAIPYMLMLMLFFSFLKLTPRDLRIRPVHFLLQLIQIVLAVGGYLLVRYSGISESTLLAEGLMICFFCPAASASPVVIGFLGGNVALGTTYVLLTSVGVIALAPLLLGFFGSGAMDYGATFVQIFYRVLPVITLPLLVAWAVRYGVKPVYRVLTKIPSASFWVWLLCLSLIMANTVHFIAEEPREMIPTMILLGVMGLIACIVQFALGKWLSKRVLGESITLGQSLGQKNSTIAIWLAQSYLNPLSSVAMAAYSIWQNLLNAYQIHRATQRSDKKPSHKRKSKQND, encoded by the coding sequence ATGACAAGACACTACAACATAGCAGACCTACGAGGGCGCTTCATGCGCCGACTAAAAGACTATGGTCTCCCCCTCTCCATACTCATCGGCATCGTGGGCTATCGCCCGCTCTCCACGCTGAGTCCCGCCATCCCCTATATGCTGATGCTGATGCTCTTCTTTAGCTTTCTCAAGCTCACCCCTAGAGACCTGCGCATACGCCCCGTCCACTTCCTCCTACAGCTCATACAGATCGTGCTAGCTGTGGGCGGCTACCTACTGGTGCGCTACTCAGGCATCTCCGAGAGTACGCTTCTCGCTGAGGGACTGATGATCTGCTTCTTCTGCCCCGCAGCCTCCGCATCGCCCGTAGTCATCGGCTTCCTCGGAGGCAATGTCGCCCTAGGCACCACCTACGTCCTGCTCACCAGCGTGGGCGTCATCGCCTTAGCACCACTCCTGCTAGGCTTCTTCGGCAGTGGAGCAATGGACTACGGAGCCACCTTTGTACAGATCTTCTACCGCGTGCTACCCGTCATCACGCTGCCCCTACTCGTCGCTTGGGCCGTCCGCTACGGCGTCAAGCCCGTCTATCGGGTACTCACTAAGATCCCCTCAGCCAGCTTCTGGGTCTGGCTTCTCTGCCTCTCACTCATTATGGCCAATACGGTACACTTCATTGCTGAGGAGCCACGAGAGATGATCCCGACGATGATCCTGTTAGGCGTCATGGGGCTGATCGCCTGCATCGTTCAGTTTGCCCTCGGCAAGTGGCTCAGCAAGCGAGTCCTCGGCGAGAGCATCACCCTCGGACAGAGCTTAGGACAGAAAAACTCAACCATCGCCATCTGGCTAGCGCAGAGCTACCTCAACCCGCTCTCCTCCGTCGCTATGGCCGCCTACTCTATCTGGCAAAACCTCCTCAACGCCTACCAGATACACCGCGCCACGCAACGCTCCGACAAAAAACCCTCCCATAAGCGAAAGTCTAAACAAAACGATTAG
- the uvrB gene encoding excinuclease ABC subunit UvrB, translating into MSFQLTSKYKPTGDQPEAIAQLSQGVRDGLPHQTLLGVTGSGKTFTIANVIQQVERPTLVISHNKTLAAQLYSEFKAFFPNNAVEYFVSYYDYYQPEAYLINTDTYIEKDMAINAELDKLRLRATASLLSGRRDVIVVASVSCIYGMANPNDFENKIIKLEVGMQIERDALMRRLAESYYVNNKADFVSGSFRVKGDTIDIFPAIESFEGVAYRIELWDDEIDRITIIDPVSAESQGTLDSLRIYPANLFVTTEEQTQRAIVEIKKDLADRTAELEREGHLFEAKRLYERVSYDLEMIKAVGYCSGIENYSRYFDGRKPGERPFCLMDYFPDDYLLVIDESHVSIPQIRAMYGGDKARKTTLVEYGFRLPAALDNRPLEFEEFVNLTNQVIYVSATPADYELNMSEGVVVEQVIRPTGLLDPPIEIRPTEHQVDDLMEEIVIRTERNERTLVTTLTKRMAEELSDYLIRAGIKCAYIHSDVDTLERIQIMDSLREGAYDVLVGVNLLREGLDFPEVSLVAILDADKEGFLRSHRSLTQTAGRAARNVHGLVIFYADSITDSMQATIDETNRRRAKQIAYNEAHNITPTQVVSKRTNALSQEGYVTTKSSAQAEAYVEEEIAVASPVAEYLTQDKLPDLIEQVRKQMYAAAKELNFVEAARLRDEMYALQSRLEDQKK; encoded by the coding sequence ATGTCCTTCCAACTAACCTCAAAGTATAAGCCGACGGGCGACCAGCCGGAGGCTATTGCTCAGCTCTCGCAGGGAGTGCGTGATGGGTTGCCTCATCAGACGCTCCTCGGTGTGACGGGCTCGGGCAAGACCTTTACGATCGCCAATGTGATCCAGCAGGTGGAGCGACCGACATTGGTCATTAGCCACAACAAGACGTTGGCCGCTCAGCTGTACAGCGAGTTCAAGGCGTTCTTCCCCAACAATGCGGTAGAGTACTTCGTCTCCTACTACGACTACTACCAGCCCGAGGCTTATCTGATCAATACGGATACCTATATAGAGAAGGACATGGCGATCAATGCGGAGCTGGACAAGCTGCGACTACGTGCTACCGCCTCGCTCCTCTCGGGTCGTCGCGATGTGATTGTGGTCGCCTCGGTTTCCTGCATCTACGGTATGGCCAATCCGAATGACTTTGAGAATAAGATCATCAAGCTGGAGGTGGGCATGCAGATCGAGCGGGATGCACTGATGCGACGACTGGCGGAGTCTTACTATGTCAATAACAAGGCGGACTTCGTGAGTGGCTCCTTTCGGGTCAAGGGAGATACCATCGACATCTTTCCCGCCATCGAGTCCTTCGAGGGGGTTGCTTACCGCATCGAGCTGTGGGATGACGAGATTGATCGGATCACCATCATCGACCCGGTCTCGGCTGAGAGCCAGGGGACACTGGATAGTCTACGCATCTACCCCGCCAACCTCTTTGTGACAACGGAGGAGCAGACGCAGCGTGCTATCGTGGAGATCAAAAAGGATCTGGCCGACCGCACGGCAGAGCTGGAGCGCGAGGGGCATCTCTTTGAGGCGAAGCGACTCTACGAGCGGGTCTCCTACGATCTGGAGATGATCAAGGCAGTGGGCTACTGCTCGGGCATTGAGAATTACTCGCGCTACTTCGATGGTCGCAAGCCTGGCGAGCGACCCTTCTGCTTGATGGACTACTTCCCCGACGACTACCTCTTAGTCATCGACGAGAGCCACGTATCGATACCGCAGATACGCGCCATGTATGGCGGAGACAAGGCGCGCAAGACCACCTTGGTGGAGTATGGCTTTCGCCTGCCAGCGGCTTTGGACAATAGGCCCCTGGAGTTTGAGGAGTTTGTCAATCTGACCAACCAAGTGATCTACGTCAGCGCCACGCCAGCCGACTACGAGCTCAACATGAGCGAGGGCGTGGTGGTCGAGCAGGTGATACGTCCTACGGGACTACTAGACCCGCCTATCGAGATCCGCCCCACGGAGCATCAGGTGGACGATCTGATGGAGGAGATCGTCATACGCACGGAGCGCAACGAGCGGACGCTCGTCACGACCCTGACGAAGCGCATGGCGGAGGAGCTGAGCGACTACCTCATACGAGCGGGCATCAAGTGCGCCTACATACACAGCGACGTGGACACGCTAGAGCGCATCCAGATTATGGACAGCCTGCGGGAGGGGGCTTACGATGTCTTGGTCGGTGTCAACCTGCTTCGTGAGGGGTTGGACTTTCCTGAGGTGTCGCTCGTAGCAATCCTTGATGCGGACAAGGAGGGCTTCCTGCGCTCGCATCGATCGCTCACCCAGACGGCTGGACGTGCTGCCCGCAACGTGCATGGGCTGGTTATCTTCTATGCAGACAGCATCACCGACAGCATGCAGGCGACCATCGACGAGACCAACCGCCGCCGTGCTAAGCAGATAGCCTACAACGAGGCGCATAACATCACCCCTACGCAGGTGGTGAGCAAGCGAACGAATGCGCTCTCGCAGGAGGGCTACGTAACAACAAAATCCTCGGCACAAGCCGAAGCTTATGTCGAGGAAGAGATAGCTGTCGCCTCACCTGTCGCTGAGTACCTCACTCAGGACAAGCTCCCAGACCTGATCGAGCAGGTACGCAAGCAGATGTATGCTGCTGCCAAGGAGCTCAACTTCGTCGAGGCTGCACGCCTACGCGACGAAATGTACGCACTGCAGAGTCGCCTAGAAGATCAAAAGAAGTAG
- a CDS encoding TIGR04133 family radical SAM/SPASM protein has translation MKLSKHKAIGQTLLRPAFKQRIALDLHRILQAENVRRHPMTTLFWECTLRCNLHCGHCGSDCRVESGVDELSVADFIQIIDGLTPHVDPNKLLVIFTGGEALVRKDIEEAGLALYRRGYPWGIVTNGMLLDAQRLDSLRRAGLHTATVSLDGFAEAHNALRGHPLSYERAWRAIQLLTQAEDLVWDVVTCVNPMNFDTLPAFRQQLIDAGVKRWRLFSIFPVGRAAENKQLQLSDSQYYQMIQFIIETNEAGEIEAQYGCEGYLGAFEGRARQQFYQCRAGVNIASILCDGSISACPSIRFDHKQGNVHHDDLWQVWEERFESYRDRSWAKTGPCADCKSWKYCLGNGMHLRDDEGKLLVCHLKRLEAGAEALHASGAR, from the coding sequence ATGAAACTAAGCAAGCATAAAGCCATCGGGCAGACGCTCCTACGTCCTGCCTTCAAGCAACGCATCGCACTCGATCTGCATCGTATCTTGCAGGCGGAGAATGTGCGTCGACACCCGATGACGACACTCTTCTGGGAGTGTACGCTACGCTGCAATCTGCACTGCGGGCACTGCGGTAGCGACTGTCGCGTGGAGAGTGGTGTCGACGAACTGTCGGTCGCTGACTTCATACAGATCATTGACGGGCTGACACCTCACGTCGATCCCAACAAGCTACTGGTCATCTTCACGGGTGGCGAGGCGCTCGTGCGGAAGGACATCGAGGAGGCGGGGCTTGCCCTCTACCGTCGTGGCTACCCGTGGGGCATCGTGACCAATGGGATGCTACTCGATGCGCAGCGCTTGGATAGCTTGCGCCGTGCCGGACTACACACAGCAACGGTGAGCCTAGATGGCTTTGCCGAGGCGCACAACGCTCTGCGAGGACATCCGCTCAGCTACGAACGAGCTTGGCGGGCGATACAGCTACTCACGCAGGCCGAAGACTTGGTCTGGGACGTGGTGACCTGTGTCAATCCGATGAACTTTGACACGCTCCCCGCCTTTCGTCAGCAACTGATCGATGCAGGCGTGAAGCGGTGGCGACTCTTCTCGATCTTCCCTGTGGGGCGTGCGGCGGAGAATAAGCAGCTCCAGCTCTCCGACAGTCAGTACTACCAGATGATTCAGTTTATCATCGAGACGAACGAAGCGGGAGAGATCGAGGCGCAGTATGGCTGTGAAGGCTATCTAGGAGCCTTCGAGGGGCGTGCGCGTCAGCAGTTTTACCAATGTCGTGCCGGCGTAAACATAGCCTCTATCCTATGCGACGGCTCTATCAGCGCCTGCCCGAGTATTCGCTTCGACCACAAGCAGGGCAACGTGCATCACGACGACCTGTGGCAGGTGTGGGAGGAGCGCTTCGAGAGTTATCGTGATCGCTCGTGGGCTAAGACTGGTCCCTGTGCCGACTGCAAGAGCTGGAAGTACTGTCTGGGCAATGGTATGCACCTACGAGACGATGAGGGCAAGCTCCTCGTCTGCCACCTCAAACGTCTTGAAGCGGGTGCCGAGGCACTACATGCCTCTGGAGCGAGATGA
- a CDS encoding tetratricopeptide repeat protein gives MTTNNNILNTMKRIMALLLSLVCLATTLSAQVQDTTDLSTQDMPTLERTFDTFSPDLQDALETIMPSPENQTAFLENVQKALQSEPNNGVAWAYVATIYRMQSKPEQALEAATKAITLLRAKPARRAMVYSLRSDIYTDLEDAVKALMDLHSAIKDAPDTPALYLKRGGLYMNMEQYELAEVDLRKFISLAPKDATGYTGLATLAILQEKYEDAIQNLNEAIKLEPNEGFLYYLRAGSNVKLEHYDEAMDDIIYTIANSLADQDTYSLLNVIADQAMPTLEAKLKAVESVNKTGEYLFLIGLTHQNIGDNKGALEYYQKVTERRELDDVVASSIATAYQGIGDYSSALKYIDEAISLDPTDYTYIYTKAQMLTEDDNLRRALAESNKYLSLVPDDPDGYYQRAQIKSKSQDLQGAIDDYSKVIELSDTYLWAYIKRADRYTALGRKDAATADYRKVIEILQEQDATDMTMAYAYQSLGEQEQALATIAKCIEGAPDNAELYYSISGVYGRMGKTEQALDNLRIALEKGYKDLIYIEDDTDIAALRDNPQYKALIQQYKEKLGYKKPQ, from the coding sequence GTGACAACAAATAACAACATACTCAATACGATGAAGCGAATCATGGCTCTACTGCTAAGCCTCGTCTGCTTAGCCACTACGCTGTCCGCTCAGGTACAGGACACGACAGACCTCTCTACGCAAGATATGCCCACCTTGGAGCGAACCTTTGACACATTCTCACCCGACCTCCAGGATGCCCTAGAGACTATCATGCCTAGCCCTGAAAATCAGACAGCATTCCTTGAGAACGTCCAGAAGGCACTCCAGAGCGAGCCAAACAATGGTGTCGCTTGGGCTTACGTCGCCACCATCTACCGTATGCAGAGCAAGCCCGAGCAAGCGCTAGAGGCGGCCACCAAGGCAATCACCCTCCTACGGGCGAAGCCCGCACGTAGAGCTATGGTCTACAGCCTACGCTCAGATATCTATACAGACCTCGAGGACGCTGTCAAGGCGCTTATGGACCTACACTCTGCTATCAAGGATGCTCCCGACACGCCTGCTCTATACTTAAAGCGCGGTGGTCTCTATATGAATATGGAGCAGTACGAACTCGCAGAGGTGGACCTGCGTAAGTTTATTTCGCTAGCTCCTAAAGACGCAACTGGCTATACTGGATTGGCTACGCTTGCGATACTACAAGAGAAGTATGAGGATGCCATACAGAACCTAAATGAAGCTATCAAGCTCGAACCTAACGAAGGCTTTCTCTACTATCTGAGAGCTGGTAGCAACGTCAAGCTAGAGCACTACGATGAGGCGATGGATGACATTATCTATACCATTGCAAATAGCCTCGCAGACCAAGACACCTATTCCCTACTCAATGTCATCGCAGATCAGGCGATGCCTACTCTCGAAGCTAAGCTCAAGGCTGTAGAGTCCGTGAACAAAACGGGAGAGTACCTCTTCCTCATAGGCTTGACTCATCAAAATATCGGAGACAACAAGGGTGCCCTGGAGTACTACCAGAAGGTTACGGAGCGCAGAGAGCTAGACGATGTCGTAGCCAGCTCTATAGCGACTGCCTATCAGGGGATAGGCGACTACAGCTCTGCCCTCAAGTATATCGATGAGGCTATCTCGCTAGACCCTACGGACTACACCTACATTTATACCAAAGCGCAGATGCTCACAGAGGATGACAATCTACGAAGAGCCCTCGCAGAGTCGAATAAGTATCTCTCGCTCGTACCTGATGACCCTGATGGTTACTATCAGCGTGCTCAGATCAAGAGTAAGTCCCAGGACCTCCAGGGCGCCATCGATGACTACTCCAAGGTCATCGAGCTAAGCGACACCTACTTATGGGCTTACATCAAGCGAGCAGACCGCTACACAGCACTGGGACGCAAGGATGCCGCCACGGCCGACTATCGCAAGGTGATCGAGATCCTACAGGAGCAGGATGCGACAGACATGACTATGGCTTATGCTTACCAGTCTCTAGGCGAGCAGGAGCAAGCCCTCGCAACCATCGCTAAGTGTATCGAGGGGGCCCCCGACAATGCCGAGCTCTACTACAGCATCTCAGGGGTCTATGGTCGAATGGGTAAGACGGAGCAAGCACTGGACAACCTACGCATCGCCCTCGAAAAGGGATACAAAGACCTCATCTACATTGAGGACGACACAGACATCGCCGCCCTACGAGACAATCCACAGTACAAAGCCCTCATACAGCAGTACAAGGAGAAGCTAGGCTATAAGAAGCCCCAATAA
- a CDS encoding L-serine ammonia-lyase has translation MDSIKQIYKIGHGPSSSHTIAPMRASEMFLTQIKELPVDRIEVTLYGSLAATGKGHMTDQAILSVLNPVHPTTILWEPRVELTFHPNGMKFAAFDKEGEEIKEFKVYSIGGGTLANETFNEQVTTPVYELSTMADIMDYLDQRGLSYWEYVERCEGPDIWDYLAKVWEVMKQSVHEGLAAEGVLPGGLRLRRKAADTLVKSLSYKDSVRTRGMVYSYALAVSEQNAAGGRVVTAPTCGSCGVMPAVLLYLQETRSFRDERILRALATAGLFANVVRTNASISGAEVGCQGEVGVACAMAAAAASQLFGGTLHQIEYAAEMGLEHHLGLTCDPVCGLVQIPCIERNAFAASRALDANTYANFTDGRHRVSFDQVVAAMHQTGKDLPSLYKETAEGGLAILHEKYGGKILIED, from the coding sequence ATGGACTCTATCAAGCAAATCTACAAGATCGGTCACGGACCGAGCAGTAGTCACACTATAGCTCCTATGCGAGCCTCTGAGATGTTTCTAACGCAGATCAAGGAGCTGCCTGTGGATCGTATCGAGGTGACTCTCTATGGGAGCCTCGCAGCCACCGGCAAGGGGCACATGACCGACCAAGCGATACTCTCGGTACTCAATCCCGTCCACCCAACGACCATCCTATGGGAACCTCGTGTGGAGCTCACATTCCACCCCAATGGGATGAAGTTTGCCGCCTTTGATAAGGAGGGAGAGGAGATCAAAGAATTCAAAGTCTACAGCATCGGCGGCGGTACGCTCGCCAACGAGACCTTCAATGAGCAGGTCACCACGCCTGTCTACGAGCTCTCGACGATGGCCGACATTATGGACTACCTAGACCAGCGCGGACTCTCTTACTGGGAGTACGTCGAGCGCTGCGAGGGTCCCGACATCTGGGACTACCTCGCCAAGGTCTGGGAAGTGATGAAGCAGAGTGTGCATGAAGGCTTGGCTGCTGAGGGTGTCCTCCCAGGAGGTCTGCGCCTGCGCCGCAAAGCGGCCGACACGCTGGTCAAGTCTCTGAGCTACAAGGATAGCGTCCGGACTCGTGGTATGGTCTACTCCTACGCCCTAGCCGTCAGTGAGCAAAACGCTGCCGGCGGACGTGTCGTCACGGCGCCTACCTGCGGTTCTTGTGGTGTGATGCCAGCGGTACTCCTCTACCTTCAGGAGACGCGCAGCTTCCGTGACGAGCGTATCCTACGTGCCTTAGCTACGGCGGGGCTCTTTGCCAATGTGGTACGTACGAACGCCTCTATCAGTGGCGCTGAGGTGGGTTGTCAGGGCGAGGTAGGTGTCGCTTGCGCTATGGCTGCTGCGGCTGCTAGTCAGCTCTTCGGCGGTACGCTGCACCAGATCGAGTATGCGGCCGAGATGGGCTTGGAGCATCACCTCGGGCTTACCTGCGATCCAGTCTGCGGACTGGTACAGATCCCCTGTATCGAGCGCAATGCCTTTGCGGCCAGTCGTGCGCTGGATGCGAATACTTATGCCAACTTCACCGATGGTCGTCACCGGGTCAGCTTTGACCAGGTGGTCGCAGCCATGCACCAGACGGGCAAGGATCTGCCGAGCCTCTACAAAGAGACGGCTGAGGGTGGACTAGCTATCCTCCACGAGAAGTATGGTGGCAAGATCCTCATCGAGGATTAA
- a CDS encoding radical SAM-associated putative lipoprotein, whose translation MKRVYLSVRSLLSAGASLLLGWLGFASCTESLGGGMAEYGTPTVDYEFKVRVTDQDAKPVEGLQVDLPNGRGDKKELTDAQGNAELKGSYTGFRGEHGVVLEVKDIDGEKNGVVTDKQVTVEVKESDFVSKGSGHWNNGKVKKNIEIQVKRK comes from the coding sequence ATGAAAAGAGTTTATCTATCCGTACGCTCGCTCCTCTCGGCAGGAGCCTCACTCCTACTGGGCTGGCTGGGATTCGCTAGTTGCACAGAGTCCCTAGGAGGCGGAATGGCTGAGTACGGCACGCCCACAGTTGATTATGAGTTCAAGGTACGCGTCACGGACCAGGACGCTAAGCCTGTCGAGGGTCTTCAGGTAGACCTACCCAATGGCCGTGGAGACAAGAAGGAGCTCACCGATGCTCAGGGCAATGCTGAGCTAAAGGGTAGCTACACGGGCTTCCGCGGGGAGCATGGGGTAGTCCTAGAGGTCAAGGACATCGATGGTGAGAAGAATGGCGTCGTCACAGACAAGCAGGTTACCGTAGAGGTCAAGGAGAGCGACTTCGTCAGCAAAGGCTCTGGACACTGGAACAACGGTAAGGTAAAGAAGAACATAGAGATCCAAGTGAAGCGTAAGTAG
- the folB gene encoding dihydroneopterin aldolase, producing MKATIRIVNAHFYSYIGALPEEQVLGNRYIVNLTATYDATKAIASDDVADAVSYADLYDVIADKIGHSRDNLLEYVAGQILTEILDNYKLVDSCEITIQKAIPPIAGVIDAASVTLAARRDD from the coding sequence ATGAAAGCAACCATTCGAATCGTTAATGCGCACTTCTACTCCTATATAGGAGCTCTCCCTGAGGAGCAAGTGCTGGGCAATAGATACATCGTCAACCTCACCGCTACTTACGATGCGACCAAGGCGATCGCGAGCGATGATGTCGCTGATGCGGTGAGCTACGCTGATCTCTACGATGTGATAGCGGACAAGATAGGTCACTCACGGGACAACCTCCTGGAGTATGTCGCTGGGCAGATACTTACGGAGATCCTAGACAACTACAAGTTGGTCGACAGCTGCGAGATAACGATCCAAAAGGCGATCCCGCCTATCGCCGGTGTCATCGATGCCGCCAGTGTCACGCTCGCTGCTAGGCGTGATGATTAA
- a CDS encoding cation diffusion facilitator family transporter: protein MNKEKHTDLRTRSIYRVTLVGALINVALTLLKLIVGFVGHSAALIADAVHSLSDFCTDIIVTLFVGIAGKPRDTKYRYGYGKYESIATLIIATVLMGIGISMLLKSGETIYLFFASGVIPQRPSLWAAIIAFISILSKEWLFRYTKGVAERVHSNTVLANAWHHRTDAYSSIAVLVGVLGAALLGNQWAILDQVACAGVSLFIVWAGVQLISTPWRELTEHSLSEEEQQTILEIIEAEYPGHHPHNLNTRSLGSAVAIEVDIYLPDDTPVILAHERATHIENKLKEHYGERTHVIVHVEPMAMINTDHE, encoded by the coding sequence ATGAATAAAGAGAAGCATACCGACCTGCGTACCCGTAGTATCTATCGGGTCACACTGGTGGGTGCTTTGATCAACGTAGCGCTCACACTCCTCAAGCTCATCGTGGGCTTCGTGGGGCATAGTGCTGCTTTGATTGCTGATGCTGTACACTCGCTCTCGGACTTCTGTACCGACATCATCGTGACGCTCTTTGTGGGCATCGCGGGCAAGCCTAGAGATACCAAGTATCGCTACGGATATGGCAAGTATGAGTCGATAGCTACGCTGATCATAGCCACCGTGCTGATGGGCATCGGCATCTCTATGTTGCTCAAGAGTGGAGAGACTATCTATCTCTTCTTTGCCTCTGGGGTTATCCCGCAGCGGCCTTCGCTCTGGGCGGCGATCATAGCTTTTATCTCTATCCTATCGAAGGAGTGGCTCTTTCGCTACACCAAGGGAGTCGCTGAGCGGGTGCATAGTAACACGGTGCTGGCGAATGCGTGGCACCATCGTACGGATGCTTACTCCTCTATCGCTGTCCTCGTGGGCGTCTTGGGGGCGGCCTTGCTGGGCAATCAGTGGGCGATCCTAGACCAAGTAGCCTGTGCAGGTGTCAGCCTTTTTATCGTCTGGGCCGGTGTGCAGCTTATCTCGACCCCTTGGCGTGAGCTCACCGAGCATAGCCTCTCTGAGGAGGAGCAGCAGACGATCCTAGAGATCATCGAGGCTGAGTACCCGGGGCACCATCCGCACAATCTCAATACTCGTAGCTTAGGCTCTGCCGTCGCTATCGAGGTGGACATCTACCTGCCTGACGATACGCCTGTTATCCTCGCTCACGAGCGGGCTACGCACATAGAGAACAAGCTCAAGGAGCACTACGGCGAGCGCACCCACGTAATAGTGCATGTGGAGCCGATGGCTATGATAAATACAGATCACGAATAG
- the queG gene encoding tRNA epoxyqueuosine(34) reductase QueG: protein MTHQSLSPTELIVRYAHDELRLSAVGLAPAEAVPPEVWRAYQQTITGDAYAGLDYLQRYDDVRADPRKLLPEAKSIIVVAQSYYPPVKQPLEAPQVAYYAYGRDYHKVVRKKLERLLAFIQSEVDQTATGRVCCDTAPLLERYWIMQSGLAYQGRSKMMIIPRLGTFFIYGFLVVSLPLEYGAAIDRSYCGRCRRCIDSCPGGALQADGTFLADRCLSYLTIEHRGAWPEGVAERLGNRLFGCDVCQAVCPHNAHCAPHDEQDFMIRPAIAQLTYEQLASFTPQLYETLTIGSSMRRCAYEDLLRNAEAVLANHTTSL from the coding sequence ATGACCCATCAGTCGCTGTCGCCTACGGAGCTGATCGTTCGCTATGCACACGATGAGCTACGCTTGAGTGCCGTAGGCTTAGCCCCAGCCGAGGCGGTTCCACCAGAGGTGTGGCGGGCTTATCAGCAGACCATCACAGGAGATGCTTACGCTGGGCTAGACTACCTACAGCGTTACGATGACGTTCGCGCAGATCCACGCAAGTTACTCCCCGAAGCTAAGTCGATCATCGTCGTGGCGCAGAGCTATTACCCGCCTGTCAAGCAGCCACTAGAAGCACCCCAAGTAGCTTACTACGCTTACGGACGCGACTACCACAAGGTGGTGCGCAAAAAGCTCGAGCGTCTCCTCGCATTCATTCAGTCTGAGGTCGATCAAACAGCCACGGGGCGTGTCTGCTGCGACACGGCTCCGCTACTGGAGCGTTACTGGATCATGCAGAGCGGACTAGCCTATCAGGGACGCTCGAAGATGATGATCATACCTCGTCTAGGCACATTCTTTATCTATGGCTTCCTCGTCGTATCCCTACCGCTAGAGTACGGTGCAGCGATAGATCGTAGCTACTGTGGTCGCTGTCGGAGATGTATCGACAGTTGTCCCGGAGGAGCTTTGCAGGCAGACGGCACTTTTCTAGCTGATCGCTGTCTAAGCTACCTAACGATCGAACATCGGGGCGCGTGGCCCGAGGGTGTCGCTGAGCGTCTAGGCAATAGACTCTTCGGCTGTGACGTCTGCCAAGCTGTTTGTCCGCACAATGCTCACTGCGCACCGCACGACGAGCAAGACTTTATGATCCGCCCCGCCATTGCCCAGCTAACTTATGAACAGCTGGCCAGCTTTACCCCACAGCTCTACGAAACCTTAACGATAGGCTCCTCGATGCGACGATGCGCCTACGAAGACCTCCTACGCAATGCCGAGGCGGTCTTAGCCAATCATACCACTTCCCTATGA